The genomic interval TTGCCGGTGCCGGCGGCATAGAGCACGCGCTCGCCATAGCTGCGCGCGGTCGCCAGGTCCGGCAGTTCGGTGCAGTGGATCACCACCAGCGCGATGTCGGCGCGCGCGCGGCGCGGCAGCCGGTCCACGTAGGGAAGCGGCTGCTGCACGAGGGTCGGAATGGGCGCGGCAACGGGCATGGCGCGGATGGTAGCCCGGATCGCGCAGCGCGGCCGCGCCGTCAGCCCAGGCACGCGCGCGTGTCCAAGGGATGTTCCGGGCTACCATTGCGCGGATGAGACTTCCGCCGCCCGATTCCCCGCTGCACGCCTTGATGACGCAGTTTCCTCGCACCGGCCGGCTCGACTGGATCGGCCTGCGTCCGGCGCGCGATGTCCCGATGACGGTCGTGGAGACCGCGCAGGCGCACACCGGCGCAGGACTGGCCGGCGACCGCTACACCGGCGGCAGCGGCAAGCGCGGCGCGACGCTGATTCAGGCCGAACACCTGCCGGCGATCGCCGCGTTCAGTGGCCGGGACACGGTCGCGCCGGCGACCTTGCGCCGCAATCTGGTCGTTTCGGGCATTCCGCTGATCGCGTTCAAGGGCCGGCGCTTCCGCATCGGCGAGGTCGTGTTCGAAGGCACCGATCCCTGCGATCCGTGTTCGCGCATGGAGACCGCGCTCGGCGCCGGCGGTTACAACGCGATGCGCGGCATGGGCGGGCTGTGCGCGCGGATCCTGCACGGCGGCACCTTGCGCGTCGGCGACGCCGTGCACTGGGAGGCCGCGGCATGAGCGCGCGGCGCACGCCGATGCGAGGCCATTGCATCCTCTCGCACGGCTTCGAAAGCGGGCCGGACGCGACCAAGGTGACCGCGCTGGCACAGGCGGCCGAGGCGCTGGGCTGGACCCATGAGCGCCCCGACTACACCGACCTGGACGCGCGGCGCGAGGTGAGCCCGCTGGGCGATGTCGGTGCGCGTATCGAGCGTTTGATGCAGGCCGCGACGGCCGCGGCTGCGCGCGGCCCGGTGGTGCTGGCCGGCTCGAGCCTGGGCGCCTGGATCGCCGGACACGTCTCGCAACGGGTGCCGGTCGCGGCGCTGTTCCTGATGGCGCCGCCGGTCCGGCTCGATGCCGCGCATCCGTTGCAGGCCGCCGAGGTCCCGCTGTCGGTGATCCACGGCTGGCACGACGAACTGATCCCGGCCGCCGATGTCGTCGAGTGGACCCGCGCGCGGCGCGGCCGGCTGCTGCTGGTCGACGACGACCACCGCCTGGGCGCGCATGTCGCCGCCTCGGCGCAGGCCTTTGCCGAATTGCTGGTGCGGTTGTAGGGCGGCATCGGCAGAACGCGCGCGCAAGGCCCGACCGAGGCCGCGGTGGCGACAACCAGGCGCGCCCCTAGCCGTCCGTCGATCGGGTCAGCGTCTCCCAGGCGGCGAGTTCGGCCTCCAGGGCGGCGAGTTTTCCGCGCACCAGCTCGAGCGCATCGCTGCCCAGCAGCAGGTGCGCGGGCGGATGCGGGGCGTCGAGCAGGGTCAGGATGGCGCGTGCGGCCTTGGCCGGGTCGCCCGGCTGGTGGCCGCTCCTGGACTGGCGCGCCTCGCGGATCGGGTCGAACAGCGCGTCGTAGTCGGCGATGCTGCGCGGGGTGCGGACCATTGAACGGCCGGCCCAATCGGTGCGGAACGAGCCGGGCGCCACCGCGGTGACGTGGATGCCCAGCGGCGCGACTTCCTTGCCCAGGGTCTCGGAAATGCCTTCCAGCGCGAACTTGCTGCCGCAGTAATACGCGATTCCGGGCATCGTGATGAAGCCGCCCATCGAGGTGATGTTGACGATGTGCCCGCGCCGCCGCCGGCGCATTCCGGGCAGCACGGCCTTGATCATGGCAACCGCGCCGAACACGTTGACGTCGAACTGCCGGCGTAGCTCATCCAAGGCGGATTCCTCCAGCACGCCCTCGTGGCCGTAGCCGGCGTTGTTGACCAGCACGTCCAGCGGTCCGACGTCGGCCTCGATCGCATCGATGACGCCGGGGATGGCGTCGAAGTCGGTCACATCCAGCAGCCGACCCATCGCGCCGGCACCCAGCGCCTCGAACGTCTGCTGCGCCTGCGGGCTGCGGACCGTGCCGACGACGCGATGGCCGGCGGCCAGCGCCGCTTGGGCGAGCGCTTGGCCGAAGCCGCTGCTGACGCCGGTGATGAGCAGGGTTTTAGGCTGTGTCATGGCACGCTCCGGAGTTCAAAGAAGAGGTGTAGGATGCTCTAGACACTCGGTGGAAACGACGCCGAAACGTCTACTTTGATTGCCTATTTCTATGAATCCTTCGCTCGATTCCATCGCATTGCTGCGCGCACTGGCGCCGCGGGAGGGCTACAACCTGACCGCCTTGCCGGACGTGCGGGTGCTGCGCTCGGACCGGTCGCTGACGCTCACGCCGGTGCTCTACGACCCCGGCATCGTGTTCGTATGCCAGGGCGCCAAGCGGGGGTACTTCGGCGATGCGGTGTTCGTCTATGACGAGCAGCATTACCTCGCGGTCTCGGTGCCGGTGCCTTTCACCATGCAGTCGGAGGGCAGCGCGGAGCGGCCATTACTGGCGCTGTACCTGCATCTGGACGTGCCGCTCGCTGCAGGCTTGATGCTCGAGATCGAGCACGCCGGCGGCGTGCCCCCCGCGCAGGCGCCCAAAAGCCTGATGTCGAGCCCGATGGACGACACATTGCGC from Luteimonas sp. S4-F44 carries:
- a CDS encoding YqiA/YcfP family alpha/beta fold hydrolase, whose protein sequence is MRGHCILSHGFESGPDATKVTALAQAAEALGWTHERPDYTDLDARREVSPLGDVGARIERLMQAATAAAARGPVVLAGSSLGAWIAGHVSQRVPVAALFLMAPPVRLDAAHPLQAAEVPLSVIHGWHDELIPAADVVEWTRARRGRLLLVDDDHRLGAHVAASAQAFAELLVRL
- a CDS encoding MOSC domain-containing protein — translated: MRLPPPDSPLHALMTQFPRTGRLDWIGLRPARDVPMTVVETAQAHTGAGLAGDRYTGGSGKRGATLIQAEHLPAIAAFSGRDTVAPATLRRNLVVSGIPLIAFKGRRFRIGEVVFEGTDPCDPCSRMETALGAGGYNAMRGMGGLCARILHGGTLRVGDAVHWEAAA
- a CDS encoding oxidoreductase, coding for MTQPKTLLITGVSSGFGQALAQAALAAGHRVVGTVRSPQAQQTFEALGAGAMGRLLDVTDFDAIPGVIDAIEADVGPLDVLVNNAGYGHEGVLEESALDELRRQFDVNVFGAVAMIKAVLPGMRRRRRGHIVNITSMGGFITMPGIAYYCGSKFALEGISETLGKEVAPLGIHVTAVAPGSFRTDWAGRSMVRTPRSIADYDALFDPIREARQSRSGHQPGDPAKAARAILTLLDAPHPPAHLLLGSDALELVRGKLAALEAELAAWETLTRSTDG